AGGGGGCAGTGCTAACTCATGTATAATGAGCTTCCTGGGCTGTAAGTTATTTCATTGTGAGCAGCATGTAGCACTTCTTGTTTGGATCCTTCCCTTAAGCTGCCATTAGATTACTGATCAGCAAACAACATGTTAATACTGGGATGCACAATATAAACACACCCTTGGTTTTCTGCTTTTGTCTGACATAAGTAACACATCACAAAAGATACAGAATATTCTGCCAGCTTCGGATGAACAAACATGACAGGGTACATTCTAGCCCAACACCCGCAGAGCTGACAGGTGAGTAAGTACATTGCTGCTAGTAACGTGAACTGAAGGCCCCATGGGCTGCTCATCATTTGCATATATGGAATGTAGCAGGTTTACAACCTGTGGCCCCTCGCCATGCCGGGCCCCAGGGCCTACATTACCCAGGTGTCTCATAAACTGAAAGGATCCAGGCAGCAGTAGAGGATATTTTGTCCCTGCTTTCAGTTCAGAAGATTCCCCTGTTCCTGTGCCCGGGTCAGGCTATCTTTCCTGTGCAGATGATGCACACCCATTCTTTTGGGGCTGCGGTGTGGTCGTATTGTAGGGGGGTTCTCTGGAAACAATTCTTCCTCTAATTGTGACTGCTGGACCTCATCCTCTGCCTGGACCTCATCCTCTGCTACTCTCTCGTCCTCTGTGTCCTCTGAAACTATCGGCTGCTCTTCCTGGCATTCTTCTTCCTCTACAGTTGCAGAAAGTAGGTCCTGAGCTTCCTCCTGGGAGAAGTCCTTTCCATATTCATTAGGGACATGTACCTTTCTTGAACCTACAGCCTCTGCTTCTAGACTTGATTCTTGGCTGCCCATCCAGCTAAGACCACAACCCTCTCTTTCAGAATAAGCCTGTGCCACCCTGCTGAGTTCTTGCATGGAACGACTGAATCGCTTCTGCAGTTCTATCGCAGTTTCCTTGCTATATGATGTACGGTGTGCCAAAGACCCCTCTGTGCTGGGTGCTGCCTTCTCCACAAACATTCTCTGCCAGTTTGCCAACATGTCCTCTTCTGAGCTGGCAGAACTGGGAGCAGTGCTGCTTACCGGAGAGCGCAAAGGGTTATCTGCGCTTCTTGCCCGTTGCGGGTAACTGCCTGTTGACGCTGGGCTGTTTGGTACAGTGCGATGCCTGTCTGGACTTCCCTCTTCGCCTTGCACCAAGCTAAGGGAAATGGCCTGGCGTGTAGCATAGGTACAATTGGGCAAGGGGCTGTTTTTAGGGATTCTCACCTTTTCATCTGAAAATTCTATTACCTTACGACCAGGGTACATAGGATGAGGAGGTGGTGGTGTGGGATATGGGCTTAGCTTCTCAAACGTTGGAGGGTCATCAGAGGCACTGTCCACACTGTTCTGCTTTCGGAGACCCCCATTCTGCTGATGGCTAGCATCTCCTGCCCTCTCTCCCAGGCAGCTCATGTCCACATGCACAAAAACATCTTCTGCAGTCGGGCCACTGCCGCTGCTGGAGGTAGCAGAGTTCAGGATGAGGGACTCTGGCTTTTCCAACACATGGGCAATTACTGAGGTCGGCACCACATCTGAGTTTGACATGCTAGGAGGTGGAGTGTCCTGGCCAGAGACCAGAGAGGAGGCAGAGCTTTGGAGGTGCTTGCTGACCATGTCCTGTAGCTTGTAAGGCAACTGTGGGCAACAAGGAAggaatattaaaaacacattttaaatgggGAGAAGAAGAGCTCTATAGATGAGTGAGGTTCAAGCACCCTATGCAAAACGAGCTCACTTCCACCCAATTTATAAACGGCTAGTGCATGCTCACAAACAAATGTTTGAAACATTCCCAAAACCCATGCACTGTCCCTCCAACATGCATCCAATTGTACACACATCAGCTACTGACAAAGATTAATTCAAATATGTTCCTGCTAACATATACCCAGGGACATAGGTCTGACGCGTGCTTGCACTCACCAACATATACCCAGATACATAGTTCTGACGTGTGCTTGCACTCACCAAAATATACCCAGGGACATAGGTCTGACGCGTGATTGCACTCACCAACATATACCCAGGGACATAGGTCTGACGCGTGCTTGCGCTCACCAACATATACCCAGAGACATAGGTATGGCGTGTGCTTGCACTCACCAACATACACCCAGAGACATAGGTCTGACGTGTGCTTGCACTCACCAACATATACCCAGATACATAGGTCTGACGTGTGCTTGCACTCACCAACATATACCCAGATACATTAGTCTGACGTGTGCTTGCACTCACCAACATATACCCAGATACATAGGTCTGACGTGTGCTTGCACTCACCAACATATACCCAGATACATTAGTCTGACGTGTGCTTGCACTCACCAACATATACCCAGATACATAGGTCTGACGTGTGCTTGCACTCACCAACATATACCCAGATACATAGGTCTGACGTGTGCTTGCACTCACCAACATATACCAGGGACATAGGTCTGACGTGTGCTTGCACTCACCAACATATACACAGAGAGATAGGTCCGACGTGTGCTTGCACTCACCAACATATACCCAGAGACATAGGTCCAACGTGTGCTTGCACTCACCAACATATACCCAGAGACATAGGTCTGACGTGTGCTTGCACTCACCAACATATACCCAGATACATAGGTCTGACGTGTGCTTGCACTCACCAACATTTACCCAGAGACATAGGTCTGACGTGTGCTTGCACTCACCAACATATACCCAGATACATAGGTCTGACGTGTGCTTGCACTCACCAACATATACCCAGATACATAGGTCTGACGTGTGCTTGCACTCACCAACATATACCCAGATACATAGGTCTGACGTGTGCTTGCACTCACCAACATATACCCAGGGACATAGGTCTGACGTGTGCTTGCACTCACCAACATATACCCAGAGACATAGGTCCAACGTGTGCTTGCACTCACCAACATATACCCAGGGACATAGGTCTGACGTGTGCTTGCACTCACCAACATATACCCAGGGACATAGGTCTGACGTGTTCTTGCACTCACCAACATATACCCAGATACATAGGTCTGACGTGTGCTTGCACTCACCAACATATACCCAGGGACATAGGTCTGACGTGTGCTTGCACTCACCAACATATACCCAGGGACATAGGTCTGACGTGTGCTTGCACTCACCAACATATACCCAGATACATAGGTCTGACGTGTGCTTGCACTCACCAAAATATACACAGAGAGATAGGTCCGACGTGTGCTTGCACTCACCAACATATACCCAGAGACATAGGTCTGACGTGTGCTTGCACTCACCAACATTTACCCAGATACATAGGTCTGACGTGTGCTTGCACTCACCAAAATATACACAGAGAGATAGGTCCGACGTGTGCTT
This genomic stretch from Bombina bombina isolate aBomBom1 chromosome 4, aBomBom1.pri, whole genome shotgun sequence harbors:
- the TJAP1 gene encoding tight junction-associated protein 1 — protein: MTSSAPNKKPYRKAPPQHRETRHEPREETVDQKSQDSLTDAERIQFLQHQNDDLRCRLAYVTTKMEAMEHEVDAGRHYLEMELGRNREELEKLKDKFRRLQNSYTASQRTNQDLEEKLHTLIKKAEMDRKTLDWEIVELTNKLLDAKTTINKLEELNERYRQDCNLAVQLLKCNKSHFRNHKFADLPYKLQDMVSKHLQSSASSLVSGQDTPPPSMSNSDVVPTSVIAHVLEKPESLILNSATSSSGSGPTAEDVFVHVDMSCLGERAGDASHQQNGGLRKQNSVDSASDDPPTFEKLSPYPTPPPPHPMYPGRKVIEFSDEKVRIPKNSPLPNCTYATRQAISLSLVQGEEGSPDRHRTVPNSPASTGSYPQRARSADNPLRSPVSSTAPSSASSEEDMLANWQRMFVEKAAPSTEGSLAHRTSYSKETAIELQKRFSRSMQELSRVAQAYSEREGCGLSWMGSQESSLEAEAVGSRKVHVPNEYGKDFSQEEAQDLLSATVEEEECQEEQPIVSEDTEDERVAEDEVQAEDEVQQSQLEEELFPENPPTIRPHRSPKRMGVHHLHRKDSLTRAQEQGNLLN